The proteins below come from a single Malus domestica chromosome 03, GDT2T_hap1 genomic window:
- the LOC139194734 gene encoding uncharacterized protein, with amino-acid sequence MLANGASADQVDKASADQVDKITSMGKSTIFEALMRFYGAVESLYIAEYLRKPTHMDLQRLLKNGEMRGFPGMIGSIDLASFDTWIWHAFFGVPGAQNDLNIIAQSPVFNDVLQGKAPKVTYVVNGRKYDGPYYLVDGIYPGGTARMFNVESLQSIMMTCVILHNMIVEDEFDYEAVDEYEPEPDKMNNSRTRIYCVHDATEEPVQHEPLERDGRYNERVIQRYTALQRSSMHNDQ; translated from the exons ATGCTTGCgaatggagcatctgcagaccaagtggataaggcatctgcagaccaagtggataaGATAACAAgtatggggaaatcaaccatttttgaggccctgatgaggttttacGGAGCAGTCGAATCTTTGTACATCGCTGAGTACCTTCGAAAACCTACTCACATGGACTtacaaaggcttctgaagaatggcgagatgcgaggttttcctgggatgataggaagcatcgatt tggcatcttttgatacatggatatggcacgcctttttcggggttccggggGCTCAAAATGATCTTAACATcattgcccaatccccagtgttcaatgACGTCCtacaaggaaaggcaccaaaagtcacgtacgtCGTCAACGGACGTAAGtacgacgggccatactacctagttgacggcatttacccagg GGGTACTGCCAGAATGTTTAATGTAGAGTCACTtcaatccatcatgatgacgtgcgtcattcttcacaacatgattgtggaagatgagttcgattatgaagcggttgatgaatatgagccagagccAGACaagatgaacaattcaagaacacggatATATTGTGTGCATGATGCCACTgaagaacccgtgcaacacgagccattagaaagggatggacgttacaatgaaagggtcattcaacgatatactgcacttcaaaggtcaTCTATGCACAATGATCAGtaa
- the LOC114824197 gene encoding uncharacterized protein — translation MEEEVSCRCMEEVGTLMVVVGTCSGKAVVVTLLVVEVICTGKEEEGKVTVEVVICRHKEKEVKVKEVVVTCKHKEEEVKVMEVVAIYRCREVEVMEMEVVVTCRHKEVEVMVMEVVVTCRHREEEVMGKVVVVIYRHKEEEVMEMAVEEICRHMEVVVRVMGVVETCRHKEEEVRVKEVVVTCTRREEDVMVMEVVATCRHREEEVMGKVVVVIYRHKDEEVMEMGVEEICRHMEVVVRVMGVVETCRHKEEEVRVMEVVVTCTHKEEEVRVKEVVVTCRHTEEGVMVMEVVATCRHKEVEVMVMEVVATCRHREEEVMEMGVEEICRHMEVVVRVMGVVATCKHKEEEVKVKEVVVTCTHREEDVMEMRVEEICRHMEVVVRVMEVVATCRHKEVEVMVMEVVATCRHREEEVMEMGVEEICRHMEVVVRVMGVVETCKHKEEEVKVMEVVATCRHREEEVMVMEVVATCRHREEEVMGKVVEEICRHMAVVVRVMGVVETCRHREEEVRVMEVVVTCRHTEEGVMVMEVVATCRHKEVEVMVMEVVATCRHREEEVMGKVVVVIYRHKEVEVMEMGVEEICRHTEVVVRVMGVVETCRHREEEVRVMEVVVTCTHREEEVMVMEVVATCRHKEVEVMVMEVVATCRHREEGVMGKVVVVIYRHKEEEVMKMGVEEICRHMEVVVRVMGAVETCRHKEEEVRVKEVVVTCRHREEEVKVNEVVVTCRHKEVEVMVMEVVVTCRHREEEVMGKVVVVTYRYKEKEVMEMGVEEICRHMEVVVRVMGVVETCNGMEGAQIALVVGNCSNVLCCGVVVVKNKCKAQ, via the coding sequence ATGGAGGAGGAGGTGAGCTGTAGATGTATGGAGGAGGTGGGGActttgatggtggtggtggggacTTGTAGTGGTAAGGCGGTGGTGGTGACTTTGCTGGTGGTGGAGGTGATTTGTACTGGTAAGGAGGAGGAGGGGAAGGTGACGGTGGAGGTGGTGATTTGTAGACATAAGGAGAAGGAGGTGAAGGTGAAGGAGGTGGTGGTGACTTGTAAACATAAGGAGGAGGAGGTGAAGGTGATGGAGGTGGTGGCGATTTATAGATGTAGGGAGGTGGAAGTGATGGAGATGGAGGTGGTGGTGACTTGTAGACATAAGGAGGTGGAGGTGATGGTGATGGAGGTGGTGGTGACTTGTAGACATAGGGAGGAGGAGGTGATGgggaaggtggtggtggtgatttaTAGACATAAGGAGGAGGAGGTGATGGAGATGGCGGTGGAGGAGATTTGTAGACATATGGAGGTGGTGGTGAGGGTGATGGGGGTGGTGGAGACTTGTAGACATAAGGAGGAGGAGGTGAGGGTGAAGGAGGTGGTGGTGACTTGTACACGTAGGGAGGAGGATGTGATGGTGATGGAGGTGGTGGCGACTTGTAGACATAGGGAGGAGGAGGTGATGgggaaggtggtggtggtgatttaTAGACATAAGGATGAGGAGGTGATGGAGATGGGGGTGGAGGAGATTTGTAGACATATGGAGGTGGTGGTGAGGGTGATGGGGGTGGTGGAGACTTGTAGACATAAGGAGGAGGAGGTGAGGGTGATGGAGGTGGTGGTGACTTGTACACATAAGGAGGAGGAGGTGAGGGTGAAGGAGGTGGTGGTGACTTGTAGACATACGGAGGAGGGGGTGATGGTGATGGAGGTGGTGGCGACTTGTAGACATAAGGAGGTGGAGGTGATGGTGATGGAGGTGGTGGCGACTTGTAGACATAGGGAGGAGGAGGTGATGGAGATGGGGGTGGAGGAGATTTGTAGACATATGGAGGTGGTGGTACGGGTGATGGGGGTGGTGGCGACTTGTAAACATAAGGAGGAGGAGGTGAAGGTGAAGGAGGTGGTGGTGACTTGTACACATAGGGAGGAGGATGTGATGGAGATGAGGGTGGAGGAGATTTGTAGACATATGGAGGTGGTGGTGAGGGTGATGGAGGTGGTGGCGACTTGTAGACATAAGGAGGTGGAGGTGATGGTGATGGAGGTGGTGGCGACTTGTAGACATAGGGAGGAGGAGGTGATGGAGATGGGGGTGGAGGAGATTTGTAGACATATGGAGGTGGTGGTGAGGGTGATGGGGGTGGTGGAGACTTGTAAACATAAGGAGGAGGAGGTGAAGGTGATGGAGGTGGTGGCGACTTGTAGACATAGGGAGGAGGAGGTGATGGTGATGGAGGTGGTGGCGACTTGTAGACATAGGGAGGAGGAGGTGATGGGGAAGGTGGTGGAGGAGATTTGTAGACATATGGCGGTGGTGGTGAGGGTGATGGGGGTGGTGGAGACTTGTAGACATAGGGAGGAGGAGGTGAGGGTGATGGAGGTGGTGGTGACTTGTAGACATACGGAGGAGGGGGTGATGGTGATGGAGGTGGTGGCGACTTGTAGACATAAGGAGGTGGAGGTGATGGTGATGGAGGTGGTGGCGACTTGTAGACATAGGGAGGAGGAGGTGATGgggaaggtggtggtggtgatttaTAGACATAAGGAGGTGGAGGTGATGGAGATGGGGGTGGAGGAGATTTGTAGACATACGGAGGTGGTGGTGAGGGTGATGGGGGTGGTGGAGACTTGTAGACATAGGGAGGAGGAGGTGAGGGTGATGGAGGTGGTGGTGACTTGTACACATAGGGAGGAGGAGGTGATGGTGATGGAGGTGGTGGCGACTTGTAGACATAAGGAGGTGGAGGTGATGGTGATGGAGGTGGTGGCGACTTGTAGACATAGGGAGGAGGGGGTGATGgggaaggtggtggtggtgatttaTAGACATAAGGAGGAGGAGGTGATGAAGATGGGGGTGGAGGAGATTTGTAGACATATGGAGGTGGTGGTGAGGGTGATGGGGGCGGTGGAGACTTGTAGACATAAGGAGGAGGAGGTGAGGGTGAAGGAGGTGGTGGTGACTTGTAGACATAGGGAGGAGGAGGTGAAGGTGAATGAGGTGGTGGTGACTTGTAGACATAAGGAGGTGGAGGTGATGGTGATGGAGGTGGTGGTGACTTGTAGACATAGGGAGGAGGAGGTGATGgggaaggtggtggtggtgacttATAGATATAAGGAGAAGGAGGTGATGGAGATGGGGGTGGAGGAGATTTGTAGACATATGGAGGTGGTGGTGAGGGTGATGGGGGTGGTGGAGACTTGTAACGGTATGGAGGGTGCGCAGATTGCTTTGGTGGTGGGAAATTGTAGTAACGTTTTGTGCTgtggggtggtggtggtgaagaATAAGTGTAAGGCTCAGTAG
- the LOC139194733 gene encoding classical arabinogalactan protein 9-like, translating into MTLSFFSQWLFLKSPQSQTGPKTSPKTSQPTSLLTPSPSAATPPTVSPASPPTSVSPTKSPSKSVSPPAQSPAPHTPTVASPAKTPVSAPKKSPAGAPPVAEGPEIAATPSLPVGVPSSSATPAESPGMFPSSGSPPIPAPASLSPDSAAQGPSSDESSASGLNAVRVVLSGLSI; encoded by the coding sequence atgaccctcagttttttttcacagtggctttttttaaaatcacctcaatcccaaacggggcctaaGACTTCTCCCAAGACCTCTCAGCCAACTTCCCTGCTGACCCCAAGTCCTTCGGCGGCTACCCCACCCACCGTCTCTCCGGCATCCCCTCCCACATCGGTTTCGCCGACGAAGAGCCCGTCCAAGAGTGTGTCTCCACCGGCTCAATCACCGGCGCCCCATACGCCAACCGTTGCCTCTCCGGCCAAAACTCCGGTGAGCGCTCCCAAGAAAAGTCCAGCCGGGGCTCCGCCAGTTGCAGAGGGTCCTGAGATTGCAGCAACCCCATCGTTACCAGTCGGCGTTCCTTCGAGTTCTGCAACACCGGCAGAATCCCCGGGAATGTTCCCATCAAGCGGTAGCCCACCGATTCCGGCGCCGGCAAGTCTGTCACCGGATAGTGCTGCCCAGGGTCCATCAAGCGATGAATCGTCTGCTTCGGGTTTGAATGCGGTTCGGGTAGTTTTGAGCGGGCTGTCTATCTAG